A region of the Mycobacterium sp. NBC_00419 genome:
ACGGACGCATGATGACGACGCATTCCGAGGCCGATGACATCCGGTTGATCGAGGCGGGAGCGGTTCCCATCCGCTTTGCCCGGGGCTGGCACTGCCTTGGGCTGGTCCGTGATTTCGCCGACGGTACGCCGCATCAAATCAATGCGTTCGGCCAGAAGTTGGTGGTGTTTCGCGGCGAGGACGGCGCCATCAGTGTGCTCGACGGCTACTGCCGGCACATGGGTGGCGACCTCTCGCAGGGAACGGTGAAGGGCAACGAGATCGCCTGCCCGTTCCACGACTGGCGCTGGGGAGGGGACGGCCGCTGCAAGTTGGTGCCCTACAGCAAGCGCACCCCGCGGCTGGCGCGCACTGCCTCGTGGCCCACACTGCAACAGGACGGCATGCTGTTCGTCTGGAATGACCCGGAAGGCACAGCACCGCCGGCAGAGGTGACCATCCCTCGCATCGAGGGCGCCGGCAGCGATGGCTGGACCGATTGGCATTGGTACACCACGGTGGTGCACACCAACTGCCGGGAGATCATCGACAACGTGGTCGACATGGCGCACTTTTTCTACATTCACGGGTCGCTGCCCACGCAGTTCAAGAACATCTTCGAGGGACACGTCGCCACGCAGTACATGAACAGCGCGGGCCGCCCCGATATCGGGGAACCCGGTGAAACTCAGATGTTGGGCACGACATCGGTGGCCTCCTACTACGGCCCATCATTCATGATCGACGATTTGACCTATCACTACACCAACGTCGACCACCACACCGTTCTGATCAACTGCCACTACCCGATCGACGCCAATTCCTTTGTGCTGCAATATGGGATCATCGTCAAGAAGTCGGCTGAACTGCCTGATGACCTCGCCATGCAGACGGCGATAGGTCTTGGCGATTTCGTCAAAATGGGCTTCGAGCAGGATGTCGAGATCT
Encoded here:
- a CDS encoding Rieske 2Fe-2S domain-containing protein, with translation MTTHSEADDIRLIEAGAVPIRFARGWHCLGLVRDFADGTPHQINAFGQKLVVFRGEDGAISVLDGYCRHMGGDLSQGTVKGNEIACPFHDWRWGGDGRCKLVPYSKRTPRLARTASWPTLQQDGMLFVWNDPEGTAPPAEVTIPRIEGAGSDGWTDWHWYTTVVHTNCREIIDNVVDMAHFFYIHGSLPTQFKNIFEGHVATQYMNSAGRPDIGEPGETQMLGTTSVASYYGPSFMIDDLTYHYTNVDHHTVLINCHYPIDANSFVLQYGIIVKKSAELPDDLAMQTAIGLGDFVKMGFEQDVEIWRNKTRIDNPLLVEEDGPVYQLRRWYEQFYVDVGDVSPDMVDRFEFELDTTRPTEAWMKVVEANLAARTSAAGPVG